GTGGCTCGCTGAAAAAAATGGGACTAAATTGATAGGGCGAGTCTTTTGTATGAATTTTTATTATCGATTTTGGAACTGTTGCATTCTAAGCCTCAACCATTTGAGACAAAGTTAAGGTTCTCCAATGCTAAAGTTTCATTTAAGGTTCTCAAATAGCCAAAATCCAATGAGTAAATCTTAATCTCAACATGTTACAACTTACAAGGCtacaagtaataaaataatttcattacaCTTTTGAgcagaaaatgagaaaaagaagcCAGAGCAAAAATTCACTGGAAAAGGAGATAAGGAAGGAGTTGAAGCATCAGAAGAATACGGCTCTTGTGTTTCCTCTTCTGGTTCAGCCATTCTGTGTACCGATCGACTTCGTGAAGAACTTTCTTGTGCTGTAAGAGTTTGAGTGTCCATTCTTGAATCCTGATAGCCTTTTTATTGACATTTCCAATTTCATCTTAGAGTGTTGTTCAATTGTATTTGTAGATCTGTTTGGAGATATGTTTTGAACCGAGTACCACTCCTTGTGGACACAGGTATTGGCATTCACATCAACTCAGATTCATACAACAATACTCAGTAGAAATTTCCAGTTATATGTTCTGACTCATTTCTCCCAATCATGTCTATAGTTTCTGTAGAAAGTGTTTGCAATCTGCTGCAGACAAATGTGGGACGCGATGCCCCAAGTGCAGACAGCTTATCaggtactccctccatttcaatttgtttgttttacttttcttgTTGGTCCGTTTCAAGAAAATGTCTCTTCCGTTTTTTGACAACTCAAGAACATTTTCGTACATTCGTACATATCTTTAGCTTAAGACCATAAGATTCAAATGtcttatttactttcttaaaccagaccaacaaattgaaatggagggactATAATATTGGAGGGGGAGGAGATTTTATTTAAACAAGAGAAGAATGATTAGCCTTGTAATTTCTATCTGAAAGGTCACATTTTCAGAGATGATACTTCTAATTATTCATTTGAGGTTtgcaaaatttcaaactttttagAATTGATGTGAGATGATCTTAACACATGATTTTTGCAGCAATGGAAGATCTTGTACTGTAAACACAGTCCTTTGGAATACAATTCAACTACTATTTCCTAAAGAAGTAGAAGCAAGAAAAGCAGCTGGAACCTTAAATAGTAAAGAAGTTCAGCATCAAAATCCATCAAAAATTGTTGCCAGTCATTCTAATGTTTCAAGAAGCAGAACAGTAAGGGCCCTAGCATCATTACATAATCCAGATTCGGGATCTCGAAATCCACAGCAAACGAACTTTCACTCTATTTCAAGAAGCAGAATAGATAGGATCCTAGCGTTACATAGTCCAGATTCTGGATCTCAAAATGCACAACAAAGGAACTCTCACTCTATGAGAAGACAAAATGTGAGGCCTTCTGGGACGTCAAGCAGAAATGGAAACATTAGCACAAGTACAAGGAGAGAATCACCACCAAGACAAGATGAGGATGCTGCATTGGCACTGCAACTGCAGAGAGAGGAGCACAAGGAGACATTTAGGACAAGGCGCTCTGACAAGCAGTATAAAAATGCTCTTGCTCTAGCCAGAGCAAATTTGAGGGCCATGGCATCAACAGCTATTAACAACATTCGTGTTAGAGGGCGAGGAGCATAGAGTTAGATTTCCTAATGTGGAGCCACTAATGAACGAACTTTTTTACTCTTTAAATTTGTTTCAGCCACCAATGAACGAACTTTGTATGCACGGAGAATTCAATGAATATGTTGATGACACAATGAAACACAAGTATGTGACTGCATTATCTACATATGAATTCAGATTCTAACtaccaaaaagaacaaaacattcTGCCTGCCAATAAACTAATAAAGGAGTAGGAATATAAGATTCATATTGATAATCCCTAACTGAGAACAATCCAGCAAAACTCTTCACTAAAGCCTCcgcaaaagaaaaattaagttctaaaatGGTGCTCGACCATATAATAGAGCAAATCCCTGGTAATGTTGTTcaaagaaatgattttttttggagaaCTATAAAAGACtacttgagaaaaaaaaataaaacgtgGGATTACATCCCAGAGAAAACTCGCAACTAAAATCTTGCTAACGTATGAGtcagtttttcctttttcactctCATATGAGAGAGTTGGCATCCTATGAATAAAAGGATCCAACATGTTTTCAACACATTCAATTACATCGATAggaaaaatgagaaagtaaagCTTAATAAATACATGTTAGTATTGAAACGGAAACACGACTGCCTATCCAAAGAAGTATTGGAGAGAGTGATTAGACATGATATAACGCATCTTCAGCCTATTGAGGACATGGACCATAGATGAGAAGGTAGGAGGTCACGAATAaaggtagaaggttagtaggcaGTTAAGATTTGTCTTATTACTAGCCTATGCATGTTGTCTAAGGCTTTTGGTTCCTGATATCACTTGTTCATGTGTTTAGGTGATTCACACCTTGCATATATGTTCCGCACTGCTTTGCTTTTGTACTAGCTGTATTATTGTAATACTTACTTTAGATATCTCACATTGTTAGTTGTTTCCTGTGCTTCGATTATCACACGACTTGTTGTTCACCGTGTAGTTGCTATGTTTCTACATTGTTCCCTTCTTCTTTGTATTTAGATTTGTTGAACTCGAGCCTATTAATTTAAAAACAGCTAAACTTGTAAGAAAATAGGAACCTTGCCTATGTCTGAAATAGGGGCTTGACATAGGCTATTTTTGCAGTTTGTTCAAAACAACTACATTGGGTACCCGGCCCAATTCATACCGAACGTACATCGTCTCCCCATGCTGACCAAAATTCTTACAGATTCCATTTTGCTCTGTCTTTTCCCTAATAATGAAAGCAACTAAGTTCAATGTTTTTACCCTAATAATGAAAGCAGCCCATCACTGACTTCGCCATAGAAATTTGCTTATTACCTCCACATGCAAGATGCAACACTCGATATATCTACAATCACTCCATCTTCACTCAGGGGCGGAGCCAATATTAGCTGTTTGGGGGTTCTAAATTTTCTTCCCTTTCCTTAAGCATTGAGTTGTCAACAGTTTTGTTAGGGATTCACAagttaatacatatatatttaattaattttctagtacaaaTACAAGGTCTACGGAAAAGCTGTTGGGTTTGTCCGAACCCCCACCTAGCTCCGTCCTTGCCTTCACCCCTAACCCCACAACCCTCCACCCCTCACGAACCATGCTTAGTTGGAAAATAAAGTACTCAATCTTGCAAAATGTCGCGTGCTATGACTAACTTTTTTGTCATATAACACGATTGGTTCGTGATTATGCAAGTATTGAATTTCTAAAATTGAACATGAAAATGACTTCATGACACGACATAACTACTCAAGCCTTTCAGAACTCTAGTTTGGATAGCTTACGAGTTAGTTAGGGAGGTCATAATTTGCATGTATTGAGGACTAAACtcatttactttttatataatcTAACGTCACATGTATTAAATACGGCAAGACTAAAACTGACGAAAATCTTACGAAAAATACTTCATTAGACGTGTTAAACATTGTTCTTAAAGATTCTCAAGATTCAACAAGCTCTTCTAGTGTAAAACTAGAAGCCAAAATGTAAcaaagattaaaaagaaaacccATCATAACTAAGTATAGACGGAAGAATTAGAAGATAGATTTTTTGTGCCTCCCTATtctcacaaaaagaaaatatattttctactatCCACAATGGTTGAAGAACAATATATACTACTCCtatccaacaatagttgtccacttttgattttgcacacttcttaagaaactataaatataaaagtatttttactatatcaccctttgaaatactccctctgtccctaattacttgtccacttttcattt
The Solanum stenotomum isolate F172 chromosome 12, ASM1918654v1, whole genome shotgun sequence DNA segment above includes these coding regions:
- the LOC125846565 gene encoding uncharacterized protein LOC125846565 isoform X1, with protein sequence MRLKEHHSSETGESQYRMVNEELKKSPKNPKTVNGENREGLFSPRFKSVAAMAGWDEEALLIASFVVEETPDRQHKQKKLTGLQHFVTPPSNSRRKRRAQKRSPASIHVAVIDLDDDDTAKTENEKKKPEQKFTGKGDKEGVEASEEYGSCVSSSGSAILCTDRLREELSCAICLEICFEPSTTPCGHSFCRKCLQSAADKCGTRCPKCRQLISNGRSCTVNTVLWNTIQLLFPKEVEARKAAGTLNSKEVQHQNPSKIVASHSNVSRSRTVRALASLHNPDSGSRNPQQTNFHSISRSRIDRILALHSPDSGSQNAQQRNSHSMRRQNVRPSGTSSRNGNISTSTRRESPPRQDEDAALALQLQREEHKETFRTRRSDKQYKNALALARANLRAMASTAINNIRVRGRGA
- the LOC125846565 gene encoding uncharacterized protein LOC125846565 isoform X2, with product MRLKEHHSSGESQYRMVNEELKKSPKNPKTVNGENREGLFSPRFKSVAAMAGWDEEALLIASFVVEETPDRQHKQKKLTGLQHFVTPPSNSRRKRRAQKRSPASIHVAVIDLDDDDTAKTENEKKKPEQKFTGKGDKEGVEASEEYGSCVSSSGSAILCTDRLREELSCAICLEICFEPSTTPCGHSFCRKCLQSAADKCGTRCPKCRQLISNGRSCTVNTVLWNTIQLLFPKEVEARKAAGTLNSKEVQHQNPSKIVASHSNVSRSRTVRALASLHNPDSGSRNPQQTNFHSISRSRIDRILALHSPDSGSQNAQQRNSHSMRRQNVRPSGTSSRNGNISTSTRRESPPRQDEDAALALQLQREEHKETFRTRRSDKQYKNALALARANLRAMASTAINNIRVRGRGA